The following DNA comes from Harpia harpyja isolate bHarHar1 chromosome 20, bHarHar1 primary haplotype, whole genome shotgun sequence.
GAAGGATCTTCAATTGTTCTGAATATAGAACTCAGTGAGGGGGAGGGAATACTGAATTTGTACATAAACATGAAAGTTGGTGTGTAATGAAGCTCCCTTAGGCATATGAGGAATAATGAGTTTAATAATTATAGTATTATTGCAGTAATCGGCAGCAGATGGGTTTTTCTCTGTATTGGGTTGGAGGAGTTACAGTAAATTATTCACTGATCCATAATAAAGGTTTTCAGTGAATCAGTCACGAGCTCCAAAGACTGAGATTGCCGATTATGAAATTCCAGCGTTTCTTTGCTGGCACCACAGTGCCTTCTTAATGAAACACCTTAAAGTCACTGAAGTCCATGGAACCGGCATGTTGGGTCACAGAAAAAAGGTGAGGGTGGTGGGATGATTGATGTTGGATCTGGCTGCCTTTGCCATGTATACAGTGAGTCTCCAAGCTTCCacctagctgctgctgctgggtttatTACTATCACTAGAGTAGTAGTTCCATTATCACTTGAAATATATGAAAAGAAACCAGACCCAGTGTTGTTTGTTTATATAATGGTGAGAAGCAATACCGATCATGGAGCAGATAAATTAGCTGATGCTGTATATGTTCCTGGAGGTGTTCTTTTGGTGTTAGTTATCTGATTGTATTTATGTTTGTTTGGACAGGTACTTTTAAACTAGTAATAGAATTTTCCGAAGAATATCCAAATAAGCCTCCAACTGTTAGGTTTTTATCAAAAATGTTCCATCCAAATGGTAAGTAAATCATTTTTATTTAGCCGTAATACCCATTAAATATTACGGTGTGGTCATGTATTCTGCAAAGCTCCAGAATGCCTAACAGCTCTCCATCTCTCTTCATTGCTACCTCCTAAGTAGATGCCTAGGACAGCAACTGCTTGATGAAAAATTAAGAATTATTATGCTATTAAGAAGCAGCTATCTGTCTCTTTCTAATCAATATATAGCCTCAGTAGCAAAGCCTGTGagcattttcagcagcagctgcacttaGGTTGGCTTAAAGAGGCAATTCTGGTTGCAGATTCCTGCCCCCTTCCATTTAACAGCAATCGTCTATGTGCAGCCACATCGTAAATTGGAGTAGGGAACTGATCGAGccaaatgttatttatttctgtCAGGCTAGATTTCAGCCCATTCCATGCCTTTGCTTGGTTCACTGTACCAACCAGTACTAGCACAAGGAAGAAGGTCGCAATGCACGGTCGTAGGAGAGTGCAGAGGAGGCGGCTGACCCAAACTCAATGGTGAGGGCAGCCTTACGAGAGAGAGTGCCATGGTTCCTGCTCCAGCACTTAATAGGTTTTATCCAGTTATTCCTGCATGCAGAAAACACAAACCATGCCTTCTACTTTTCCAAGCCCCTCTGTAGCAAAGGGGAGTATAGATTCAATTTGAGGGTTGCAGCATAAGCCAATTCAGCATTTCTTGTAGCTTGAGCCCTCTTTGAACAGAGGCTGACCTTGGCTTCGGTGCTGTGACTTTTTAGACAGTGCCATCTAACCATTCACCTGTCGCGTAACATGCAGGCCAGTATGCCTCTGACAGGGTTTTTGTCATTTGTTGGTTTTTACTCGCATGAACAAGCTAGAAGACTAGGGCGTAGGAAGTTGGTGAGTGGCGAGTCTCAGTTTCATACGGGCTCTCGTATTAAGACTACTGATAAGTATCCAGACAGAAGTAGGGTTTCAGGCAgacttttcagtattttctattgTCTGCCTTAGTGTCTCTCACAGTGAGCGTACAGTATGTGAAAGCGGGGCAAGAACTCCCGCCATTCAGTGCGTGAGCCTGTTCAGACTGAGAGATCCACGGCTGGTGCAGCGGATTCCACTCCTGCCATAAATGGCTCGCTGCTCTCCGGGAGGCCTCACCTCTGTGTGGATCTGGGCCAGTCACACAAGAGGAGCAAGAAACCAAGTCTACCAGTTCCTGTGCTAATGCCATAATCTTTAGaccttctttctcttccacttAAGTGTTCTGTTACTGCCAGTAATACATCTCCTTCAAAATACAGGATGTCAGACTACCGAAAATTGTGAGACATAACTGCTGTCCTCTTTCCTAAAGCATTAATTTAAGCACAGTCTGAATTGGAACAGTAGCTCTGCCTTGAACAGTATGTAATAAGCAAACTAAAATAAATCTGATAGTTTCTAAATGATACCTATGTTGTATTTACAGTTTATGCGGATGGTAGCATATGTTTAGATATTCTTCAGAATCGCTGGAGTCCAACATACGATGTTTCATCTATTTTAACTTCAATTCAGGTAACTTTACATCTATTTTATCAAGTAACTGTAGTGGTGTTAGTCTCTACTCCCAAATATGGAGCTCAGTGATGTGGCTAGCAGGTATCTGTGTCAAGGGGGACTTCAAATACCTGTGAGCTAAGCAGTAGCCTTTTAGATCAAATAAAGGTTAAGGTGCTGACCTGTGTAATCACTAATTTTGAGCTACAAAAGTGCCATTAGATACTTTTTACAGGAAAACTGTTACTGATTTGGATTCCTTTTTAACTGTTTTTAGTCAAGATAGGACATCAGATGTAGGAATTTGCCTAGTGTTTGAAACACCAGACTTTATCGTGAAGCCTTGCCCTATGAAGTCCTCAAGGAGACAATACTGCTGAAACCTGCTTTACTTGGAATAAGTAAAAATAGCCTGGCACAGCAAAAAcgtacattttcttttctcctgtgtcattgtttttacttttctacAGGGAAGTTTTGTAGGAGGCATCTTAAGCCCCTCTTTAGTCCTGGATGACAGTAGTAGTGTAATTACCAAATAATCAGTTATCATCAATTAGCAATACTGCTAACTGGCACAAATGACCACGTATCTGTTAGGTTTGTGAACCTAGAAGTATACGCAGTGCTAATGCTTATGCAATATATAATTTGAGGTTCAGTAGCGTAATTGTGGGTGCCTAACCATGAGTttaactgttggggttttttttcagttgggcTCTTATTAGTCGTGTCTGTCTCCTGAAACACATTTGATTTGAAAGTTGTAAGTTGATTTTTTCCCTGATTTAAAATGTGTTGGTTTGTCTCacgttttgttttcccctttttacagTCTCTGCTTGATGAACCTAATCCAAACAGTCCAGCAAACAGTCAGGCGGCACAACTCTATCAGGAGAACAAACGCGAATATGAGAAAAGAGTTTCAGCTATTGTCGAACAAAGTTGGAATGATTCGTAACAGCTGCTTTGTTACTCTCCATCCTCATAATCATTATGTACAATTTAACTCTCAATAGAAAGGCTACCAGAAGTTTCAAGTGCCACAGTTCTAAGAATTTGCATAAAAACTCATTTGCAAATGGAATTAAGCCCTCCAGTTTAGGAAACTTAAAAGCTTGTGTATCTTGATTAACGTACTTTTTATTGCATGGTATGAACTAAGTTATTGCTACATAAATTTGTAATATAtcctgtttgtattttttttccaagtgtatAATGTTGGTGTGGAGTTTTCATGGCAGAATATACACATTTTGTAAATCTGTACTTTTTCAAATATTGAATGCCTTATTTTTGAAttctttagatttttaaattGGAGAAGAAGCACTTAACAaagtttttatatataaatatttcatgtaaaactGTTA
Coding sequences within:
- the UBE2B gene encoding ubiquitin-conjugating enzyme E2 B isoform X1 gives rise to the protein MSLGRADAVAVASAGRGVRLQEDPPVGVSGAPSENNIMQWNAVIFGPEGTPFEDGTFKLVIEFSEEYPNKPPTVRFLSKMFHPNVYADGSICLDILQNRWSPTYDVSSILTSIQSLLDEPNPNSPANSQAAQLYQENKREYEKRVSAIVEQSWNDS
- the UBE2B gene encoding ubiquitin-conjugating enzyme E2 B isoform X2 is translated as MSTPARRRLMRDFKRLQEDPPVGVSGAPSENNIMQWNAVIFGPEGTPFEDGTFKLVIEFSEEYPNKPPTVRFLSKMFHPNVYADGSICLDILQNRWSPTYDVSSILTSIQSLLDEPNPNSPANSQAAQLYQENKREYEKRVSAIVEQSWNDS
- the UBE2B gene encoding ubiquitin-conjugating enzyme E2 B isoform X3, with translation MRTKSVSNRLQEDPPVGVSGAPSENNIMQWNAVIFGPEGTPFEDGTFKLVIEFSEEYPNKPPTVRFLSKMFHPNVYADGSICLDILQNRWSPTYDVSSILTSIQSLLDEPNPNSPANSQAAQLYQENKREYEKRVSAIVEQSWNDS
- the UBE2B gene encoding ubiquitin-conjugating enzyme E2 B isoform X5 is translated as MSTPARRRLMRDFKRLQEDPPVGVSGAPSENNIMQWNAVIFGPEGTPFEDVYADGSICLDILQNRWSPTYDVSSILTSIQSLLDEPNPNSPANSQAAQLYQENKREYEKRVSAIVEQSWNDS
- the UBE2B gene encoding ubiquitin-conjugating enzyme E2 B isoform X4, with the protein product MSLGRADAVAVASAGRGVRLQEDPPVGVSGAPSENNIMQWNAVIFGPEGTPFEDVYADGSICLDILQNRWSPTYDVSSILTSIQSLLDEPNPNSPANSQAAQLYQENKREYEKRVSAIVEQSWNDS